From the genome of Gracilinanus agilis isolate LMUSP501 chromosome 2, AgileGrace, whole genome shotgun sequence, one region includes:
- the LOC123235562 gene encoding LOW QUALITY PROTEIN: proline-rich protein 3-like (The sequence of the model RefSeq protein was modified relative to this genomic sequence to represent the inferred CDS: substituted 1 base at 1 genomic stop codon) produces the protein MPKRGKQRPPDPKESEDEESGSPTGPPRLLCPPPIANGKFDGPDLGFHRSPQGLRGPVIPPLLSLPLPFWGGCPMRGGPGPRPRPYLHSRWAYEDPEPRWGTGYGDHARNGPSNGWRNPGGGSSHHPSKNIPWPKNDPQLKDGVXEGDRTDKSNRPICRRFSKGHCHYEDLCAFYHPGVNGPPM, from the coding sequence ATGCCCAAGAGGGGGAAGCAGCGGCCACCGGACCCCAAGGAGAGTGAGGATGAGGAGAGCGGGAGCCCCACTGGTCCACCCAGGCTCTTGtgccctcctcccatagccaatggaAAGTTTGATGGCCCTGATCTAGGCTTCCACAGAAGCCCTCAGGGCTTAAGGGGACCAGTGATTCCACCACTCCTCAGCCTCCCACTCCCTTTTTGGGGAGGATGCCCAATGAGAGGGGGCCCAGGACCTAGGCCTCGACCGTACCTACATAGCCGTTGGGCCTATGAGGATCCAGAACCTAGGTGGGGAACAGGCTATGGGGATCATGCCAGGAATGGTCCTTCCAATGGATGGAGAAACCCTGGAGGGGGCAGTAGCCACCATCCATCTAAGAACATCCCCTGGCCCAAGAATGACCCTCAACTCAAGGATGGAGTCTAGGAAGGTGATAGAACAGATAAATCCAATCGCCCTATCTGCAGACGCTTTTCAAAGGGCCACTGTCACTATGAAGATCTTTGTGCCTTCTACCACCCAGGGGTGAATGGACCTCCAATGTAA